Proteins from a single region of Gorilla gorilla gorilla isolate KB3781 chromosome 16, NHGRI_mGorGor1-v2.1_pri, whole genome shotgun sequence:
- the MAPDA gene encoding N6-Methyl-AMP deaminase isoform X1 produces MIEAEEQQPCKTDFYSELPKVELHAHLNGSISSHTMKKLIAQKPDLKIHDQMTVIDKGKKRTLEECFQMFQTIHQLTSSPEDILMVTKDVIKEFADDGVKYLELRSTPRRENATGMTKKTYVESILEGIKQSKQENLDIDVRYLIAVDRRGGPLVAKETVKLAEEFFLSTEGTVLGLDLSGDPTAGQAKDFLEPLLEAKKAGLKLALHLSEIPNQKKETQILLDLLPDRIGHGTFLNSGEGGSLDLVDFVRQHRIPLELCLTSNVKSQTVPSYDQHHFGFWYSIAHPSVICTDDKGVFATHLSQEYQLAAETFNLTQSQVWDLSYESINYIFASDSTRSELRKKWNHLKPRVLHF; encoded by the exons ATGATAGAGGCAGAAGAGCAACAGCCTTGCAAGACAGACTTCTATTCTGAATTGCCAAAAGTG GAACTTCATGCCCACTTGAATGGATCCATTAGTTCTCATACCATGAAGAAATTAATAGCCCAGAAGCCAGATCTTAAAATCCACGATCAGATGACTGTGAttgacaagggaaagaaaagaactttGGAAGA ATGTTTCCAGATGTTTCAAACTATTCATCAGCTTACTAGTAGCCCTGAAGATATTCTAATG GTCACAAAAGATGTCATAAAAGAATTTGCAGATGACGGCGTCAAGTACCTGGAACTAAGGAGCACACCCAGAAGAGAAAATGCTACCG GAATGACTAAAAAGACTTATGTGGAATCTATACTTGAAGGTATAAAACAGTCCAAACAAGAAAACTTGGACATTGATGTTAG GTATTTGATAGCAGTTGACAGAAGAGGTGGCCCTTTAGTAGCCAAGGAGACTGTAAAACTTGCCGAGGAGTTCTTCCTTTCTACTGAGGGTACAGTTCTTGGCCTTGACCTCAGTGGAGACCCTACT GCAGGACAAGCAAAAGACTTCTTGGAACCTCTTTTAGAAGCTAAGAAAGCAGGTCTGAAGTTAGCATTGCATCTTTCAGAG attccaaaccaaaaaaaagaaacacaaatactccTGGATCTGCTTCCTGACAGAATCGGGCATGGAACATTTCTCAACTCCGGTGAGGGAGGATCCCTGGATCTGGTGGACTTTGTGAGGCAACATCGGATACCACTGG AACTCTGTTTGACCTCAAACGTCAAAAGTCAGACAGTTCCATCTTATGACCAGCACCATTTTGGATTCTGGTACAGCATTGCCCATCCTTCTGTGATCTGT ACTGATGATAAGGGTGTTTTTGCAACACACCTTTCTCAAGAGTACCAGCTGGCAGCTGAAACATTTAATTTGACGCAGTCTCAGGTGTGGGATCTGTCTTATGAATCCATCAACTACATCTTTGCTTCTGACAGCACCAGATCTGAACtgaggaagaaatggaatcaCCTGAAGCCTAGAGTGTTACATTTTTAA
- the MAPDA gene encoding N6-Methyl-AMP deaminase isoform X2 produces MIEAEEQQPCKTDFYSELPKVELHAHLNGSISSHTMKKLIAQKPDLKIHDQMTVIDKGKKRTLEECFQMFQTIHQLTSSPEDILMVTKDVIKEFADDGVKYLELRSTPRRENATGMTKKTYVESILEGIKQSKQENLDIDVRYLIAVDRRGGPLVAKETVKLAEEFFLSTEGTVLGLDLSGDPTIPNQKKETQILLDLLPDRIGHGTFLNSGEGGSLDLVDFVRQHRIPLELCLTSNVKSQTVPSYDQHHFGFWYSIAHPSVICTDDKGVFATHLSQEYQLAAETFNLTQSQVWDLSYESINYIFASDSTRSELRKKWNHLKPRVLHF; encoded by the exons ATGATAGAGGCAGAAGAGCAACAGCCTTGCAAGACAGACTTCTATTCTGAATTGCCAAAAGTG GAACTTCATGCCCACTTGAATGGATCCATTAGTTCTCATACCATGAAGAAATTAATAGCCCAGAAGCCAGATCTTAAAATCCACGATCAGATGACTGTGAttgacaagggaaagaaaagaactttGGAAGA ATGTTTCCAGATGTTTCAAACTATTCATCAGCTTACTAGTAGCCCTGAAGATATTCTAATG GTCACAAAAGATGTCATAAAAGAATTTGCAGATGACGGCGTCAAGTACCTGGAACTAAGGAGCACACCCAGAAGAGAAAATGCTACCG GAATGACTAAAAAGACTTATGTGGAATCTATACTTGAAGGTATAAAACAGTCCAAACAAGAAAACTTGGACATTGATGTTAG GTATTTGATAGCAGTTGACAGAAGAGGTGGCCCTTTAGTAGCCAAGGAGACTGTAAAACTTGCCGAGGAGTTCTTCCTTTCTACTGAGGGTACAGTTCTTGGCCTTGACCTCAGTGGAGACCCTACT attccaaaccaaaaaaaagaaacacaaatactccTGGATCTGCTTCCTGACAGAATCGGGCATGGAACATTTCTCAACTCCGGTGAGGGAGGATCCCTGGATCTGGTGGACTTTGTGAGGCAACATCGGATACCACTGG AACTCTGTTTGACCTCAAACGTCAAAAGTCAGACAGTTCCATCTTATGACCAGCACCATTTTGGATTCTGGTACAGCATTGCCCATCCTTCTGTGATCTGT ACTGATGATAAGGGTGTTTTTGCAACACACCTTTCTCAAGAGTACCAGCTGGCAGCTGAAACATTTAATTTGACGCAGTCTCAGGTGTGGGATCTGTCTTATGAATCCATCAACTACATCTTTGCTTCTGACAGCACCAGATCTGAACtgaggaagaaatggaatcaCCTGAAGCCTAGAGTGTTACATTTTTAA
- the MAPDA gene encoding N6-Methyl-AMP deaminase isoform X3, which translates to MKKLIAQKPDLKIHDQMTVIDKGKKRTLEECFQMFQTIHQLTSSPEDILMVTKDVIKEFADDGVKYLELRSTPRRENATGMTKKTYVESILEGIKQSKQENLDIDVRYLIAVDRRGGPLVAKETVKLAEEFFLSTEGTVLGLDLSGDPTAGQAKDFLEPLLEAKKAGLKLALHLSEIPNQKKETQILLDLLPDRIGHGTFLNSGEGGSLDLVDFVRQHRIPLELCLTSNVKSQTVPSYDQHHFGFWYSIAHPSVICTDDKGVFATHLSQEYQLAAETFNLTQSQVWDLSYESINYIFASDSTRSELRKKWNHLKPRVLHF; encoded by the exons ATGAAGAAATTAATAGCCCAGAAGCCAGATCTTAAAATCCACGATCAGATGACTGTGAttgacaagggaaagaaaagaactttGGAAGA ATGTTTCCAGATGTTTCAAACTATTCATCAGCTTACTAGTAGCCCTGAAGATATTCTAATG GTCACAAAAGATGTCATAAAAGAATTTGCAGATGACGGCGTCAAGTACCTGGAACTAAGGAGCACACCCAGAAGAGAAAATGCTACCG GAATGACTAAAAAGACTTATGTGGAATCTATACTTGAAGGTATAAAACAGTCCAAACAAGAAAACTTGGACATTGATGTTAG GTATTTGATAGCAGTTGACAGAAGAGGTGGCCCTTTAGTAGCCAAGGAGACTGTAAAACTTGCCGAGGAGTTCTTCCTTTCTACTGAGGGTACAGTTCTTGGCCTTGACCTCAGTGGAGACCCTACT GCAGGACAAGCAAAAGACTTCTTGGAACCTCTTTTAGAAGCTAAGAAAGCAGGTCTGAAGTTAGCATTGCATCTTTCAGAG attccaaaccaaaaaaaagaaacacaaatactccTGGATCTGCTTCCTGACAGAATCGGGCATGGAACATTTCTCAACTCCGGTGAGGGAGGATCCCTGGATCTGGTGGACTTTGTGAGGCAACATCGGATACCACTGG AACTCTGTTTGACCTCAAACGTCAAAAGTCAGACAGTTCCATCTTATGACCAGCACCATTTTGGATTCTGGTACAGCATTGCCCATCCTTCTGTGATCTGT ACTGATGATAAGGGTGTTTTTGCAACACACCTTTCTCAAGAGTACCAGCTGGCAGCTGAAACATTTAATTTGACGCAGTCTCAGGTGTGGGATCTGTCTTATGAATCCATCAACTACATCTTTGCTTCTGACAGCACCAGATCTGAACtgaggaagaaatggaatcaCCTGAAGCCTAGAGTGTTACATTTTTAA